In the Gossypium arboreum isolate Shixiya-1 chromosome 10, ASM2569848v2, whole genome shotgun sequence genome, one interval contains:
- the LOC108487609 gene encoding uncharacterized protein LOC108487609, with translation MPPFTAIALDRLIESGDSKSVDKSSRYLKPPIPPNSKLRRRNSTSAAERKGNRPQISPALYATPDATPLPDSTSFFPSSPYIVNHKRRGPCLSRSSSEILSRQITLEEDEVNSKIKVADKASLAETKYVDLSKDGPFTSSVRKPNEEKHRNGVFNGHVNAEKANVHGGSIQDEHKNGVGDGELGSNNGEVGSCLMSNGLAKDRAVPNVGPPNSDRYSDKEDFFDLNESTSATSNTDGDDHTAAEGAGKSAASGVEFYDAWDELSSNNAPHTFVRDIEAELREIRSNLLVEIEKRKKAEETLNQMRCKWQRISQEFAVAGLALPVDPVDATDDELVKPVEELRQQESVARLVSLSVGRGVARAEMQMEMESQIKLKNFEVARLLDRLHYYKAVNQEMSQRNQEAIEMARRDRQRKKRRQKWVWGSIAAAITLGMTALAWSYLPSGKASSASSARITQASVSDDAITKTAK, from the exons ATGCCACCGTTTACTGCTATAGCTTTGGATAGGTTAATTGAATCTGGAGATTCAAAATCTGTTGATAAATCTTCTCGTTATTTAAAACCACCTATCCCTCCGAACTCAAAGCTACGGAGGAGGAACAGTACATCAGCTGCAGAAAGGAAGGGTAACCGCCCCCAAATTTCACCTGCCTTGTATGCTACTCCAGATGCAACTCCACTACCTGATTCAACATCTTTTTTCCCTTCTTCTCCTTACATCGTCAATCACAAGCGACGTGGACCTTGCCTTTCGAGGAGCTCTTCCGAAATATTATCACGGCAAATAACCCTTGAAGAAGATGAAGTTAACAGCAAAATAAAGGTAGCAGACAAAGCATCACTGGCAGAAACAAAATATGTTGATTTATCGAAGGATGGTCCTTTTACTTCTAGCGTTCGTAAACCTAATGAAGAGAAGCATCGAAATGGTGTTTTTAATGGTCATGTCAATGCGGAGAAGGCAAATGTCCATGGTGGCTCCATTCAAGATGAGCACAAAAATGGCGTTGGGGATGGTGAATTGGGAAGCAATAATGGGGAAGTTGGAAGCTGCCTGATGAGTAATGGTTTGGCCAAGGATAGAGCTGTGCCAAACGTTGGACCGCCAAACTCGGACAGATATAGTGACAAAGAAGATTTCTTTGATCTGAATGAATCAACGAGTGCCACAAGTAATACTGATGGAGATGATCATACTGCGGCCGAAGGTGCTGGAAAATCTGCTGCATCAGGGGTAGAGTTTTATGATGCATGGGACG AGCTAAGCTCCAATAATGCACCACATACTTTTGTTCGCGACATTGAAGCTGAACTGCGTGAAATAAGATCGAATTTACTCGTAGAGATCGAAAAGAGGAAGAAGGCAGAAGAAACTTTGAACCAAATGCGATGCAAGTGGCAAAGAATCAGCCAAGAGTTTGCTGTAGCAGGATTGGCATTGCCAGTAGATCCGGTTGATGCGACAGATGATGAACTGGTGAAACCAGTTGAAGAACTGAGGCAGCAAGAGAGTGTTGCACGACTTGTATCTTTATCTGTGGGAAGAGGCGTTGCAAGGGCTGAGATGCAGATGGAGATGGAATCTCAAATTAAATTGAAGAACTTTGAAGTCGCCCGATTGTTGGACCGGTTGCACTATTACAAGGCTGTAAATCAGGAAATGTCTCAGAGGAACCAAGAGGCTATAG AGATGGCACGGCGTGATAGacaaaggaaaaaaagaagaCAAAAATGGGTCTGGGGTTCGATAGCCGCAGCAATTACCCTCGGCATGACAGCGCTGGCATGGTCTTACCTACCATCAGGAAAAGCATCATCGGCGTCTTCTGCCCGCATTACTCAGGCATCTGTTAGTGATGATGCAATCACAAAAACAGCAAAGTGA
- the LOC108487361 gene encoding laccase-11-like, which translates to MAINGDFVSKTTLFLVGLIAFISFPAEAAVRKYQFDIQVKNVSRLCHAKPIVTVNGRFPGPTIYAREGDRVIVNVTNHAKYNMSIHWHGLKQYRNGWADGPAYITQCPIKTGNSYVYDFNVTGQRGTLWWHAHILWLRATVYGAIVIMPKQGMPYPFPKPNMEQLVVLGEWWHKDVEEIVKQGNNMGLPPNMSDAHTINGKPGPLFPCSEKHTFAMEVESGKTYLLRIINAALNDELFFAIASHNMTVVEVDAVYTKPFVTQAILIAPGQTTNVLIQANQSPGRYFMAARPFMDAPIPVDNKTATGIFQYNGIPNTVLPTLPQLPASNDTDFALSYNKKLKSLNSANFPANVPLKVDRKLFYTVGFGKDSCPTCVNGTRILASLNNISFVMPKIGLLQAHYFNISGVFRTDFPDKPPKPFNYTGAPLTANLGTAHGTRLSKIAFNSTVELVLQDTNLLTVESHPFHLHGYNFFVVGTGIGNFDPVKDPAKYNLVDPVERNTVGVPTGGWTAIRFRADNPGVWFMHCHLELHTGWGLKMAFEVEDGKGADQSILPPPKDLPPC; encoded by the exons ATGGCTATCAATGGTGATTTCGTTTCCAAAACGACCCTTTTTCTGGTCGGTTTAATTGCTTTCATTTCTTTTCCAGCAGAAGCTGCTGTAAGGAAGTACCAGTTTGAT ATTCAAGTGAAGAATGTTAGCAGACTGTGCCATGCAAAGCCAATCGTAACGGTAAACGGGAGGTTTCCAGGGCCTACAATCTATGCTAGAGAGGGAGACAGAGTTATTGTCAATGTTACAAACCATGCAAAATATAACATGTccattcactg GCATGGATTGAAGCAATATCGAAATGGTTGGGCGGATGGACCGGCTTACATAACACAATGTCCGATTAAGACAGGGAATAGCTACGTTTACGACTTCAATGTAACAGGGCAAAGAGGAACTTTATGGTGGCATGCACACATTCTTTGGCTAAGGGCTACGGTGTATGGAGCCATTGTCATCATGCCGAAACAAGGAATGCCATATCCGTTCCCGAAGCCGAACATGGAACAGCTTGTTGTATTAG GGGAATGGTGGCACAAAGATGTTGAAGAGATTGTCAAGCAAGGAAATAACATGGGATTGCCACCAAACATGTCGGATGCACACACTATCAATGGGAAACCTGGACCTCTTTTTCCATGTTCTGAGAAAC ATACATTTGCAATGGAAGTCGAATCCGGGAAAACATACTTGCTAAGAATCATCAATGCTGCCCTCAACGATGAGCTTTTCTTTGCGATTGCCAGTCATAACATGACAGTAGTAGAGGTGGACGCAGTTTATACAAAACCGTTCGTCACTCAAGCGATACTGATTGCACCAGGGCAAACCACAAACGTTCTAATACAAGCCAACCAATCCCCTGGGAGATATTTCATGGCTGCTAGGCCTTTCATGGATGCTCCAATACCTGTAGACAACAAAACCGCGACAGGGATATTCCAATACAACGGAATCCCCAACACTGTTCTTCCTACACTTCCTCAGTTACCAGCTTCCAATGACACAGATTTCGCTTTGAGTTACAACaaaaagctcaagagcttaaactCTGCAAATTTTCCTGCAAATGTTCCCCTTAAGGTTGATCGAAAACTGTTCTACACGGTTGGTTTCGGCAAAGATTCTTGCCCGACATGCGTTAATGGGACAAGAATCTTAGCCTCGTTGAACAATATTTCTTTTGTGATGCCTAAAATTGGACTTCTCCAAGCTCATTACTTCAACATCAGTGGAGTTTTTAGAACTGATTTCCCTGATAAACCTCCTAAGCCATTTAACTATACTGGTGCACCCTTAACAGCCAATCTTGGCACTGCACATGGGACAAGGCTTAGCAAAATAGCCTTCAATTCTACAGTTGAGCTAGTGCTACAAGACACTAATCTCCTTACAGTTGAGTCACATCCATTCCATCTCCATGGCTATAACTTCTTCGTGGTTGGAACCGGTATCGGAAACTTCGATCCTGTCAAAGATCCGGCAAAGTACAACTTGGTCGATCCTGTTGAAAGGAACACAGTTGGTGTTCCGACTGGAGGTTGGACCGCCATTCGGTTTAGAGCAGACAATCCAG GTGTTTGGTTTATGCATTGTCATTTGGAGCTCCATACTGGGTGGGGATTGAAAATGGCATTTGAGGTTGAAGATGGAAAAGGAGCTGATCAATCAATTCTGCCTCCACCCAAGGATTTGCCACCATGTTAA
- the LOC108487560 gene encoding uncharacterized protein LOC108487560 has translation MWRRPIYKPFPFLNPQLKISTMGAASSNALCFSSIISKTAPTPSFLTKHTITHFRKLPQRFRNDAYSSVSAKTIHSSSLNAFLQSNANDTAVAWNKAPEIVINGDGKAEAFGCRDKVVIVVLLGWLGAKTKHLKRYVEWNNLRGIHAVTFLVDVKELLWFDIGARLEQRVSELGNELAKWVMEEEEDGRERCFIFHAFSNTGWFLYGSLLDSFQRREGLKEKIRGVIIDSGAADPLNPKVWAAGFAAAILKKQSSLVNGLESVETDSKLQKVEPGIIESVLLSALEKLFKFVLNMPDVNRRLRKTINAIMQHTPPCPQLYLYSTADKVAPYKSIELCIEEMRKKGIKVFSFNFGISPHVDHYRAFPNIYSSQLHNFLKECFAVKQR, from the exons ATGTGGAGAAGGCCAATATATAAACCTTTCCCTTTTCTAAATCCTCAGCTCAAAATTTCCACCATGGGAGCTGCTTCCTCCAATgctctttgtttttcttcaatcATCAGCAAAACGGCTCCAACACCGTCGTTTCTTACTAAACATACAATAACCCATTTTCGCAAACTCCCTCAAAGGTTTCGAAACGATGCCTATTCCAGTGTTTCTGCTAAAACCATTCATTCTTCTTCTCTCAACGCATTCCTTCAATCCAATGCAAACGACACGGCCGTAGCTTGGAACAAAGCGCCGGAGATTGTTATCAATGGAGATGGAAAAGCTGAGGCTTTTGGATGCAGGGACAAGGTCGTAATAGTGGTTCTTTTGGGATGGCTTGGGGCTAAAACCAAGCATTTAAAGCGATATGTGGAATGGAACAATTTAAGAGGAATCCACGCGGTTACTTTTTTAGTAGATGTTAAGGAATTGCTATGGTTTGATATTGGTGCAAGGCTTGAGCAGCGTGTATCTGAATTGGGAAATGAGTTGGCCAAGTGGGTTATGGAAGAAGAGGAAGATGGTCGTGAAAGGTGCTTCATTTTCCATGCTTTTAGCAACACTGGCTGGTTCCT ATATGGTTCACTTCTTGACAGCTTTCAGAGAAGAGAGGGATTGAAAGAGAAGATAAGAGGAGTAATTATTGATTCAGGAGCAGCTGACCCTTTAAATCCTAAG GTCTGGGCAGCCGGTTTCGCTGCTGCTATACTGAAGAAACAGAGCTCTTTAGTAAATGGACTAGAAAGTGTAGAGACAGATTCAAAATTACAGAAAGTGGAACCTGGGATAATTGAATCTGTGCTGCTATCTGCCCTGGAAAAGCTCTTCAAATTTGTTCTAAATATGCCCGATGTTAACCG AAGGTTAAGAAAAACGATCAATGCTATCATGCAGCACACTCCTCCCTGTCCTCAGCTATATCTTTATAGCACAGCTGATAAAGTCGCTCCGTATAAATCAATCGAGTTGTGTATTGAAGAGATGAGAAAGAAGGGGATAAAAGTATTCTCCTTCAACTTTGGCATATCTCCGCACGTCGACCACTATCGGGCTTTTCCAAACATATATTCATCTCAGCTTCATAATTTTTTGAAAGAATGTTTTGCTGTTAAACAAAGATGA
- the LOC108487012 gene encoding GTPase ERA-like, chloroplastic isoform X2, with protein MELLALHISPTLARECFLTASNNNSCVFPRYVRNRHGKSRFRFQARKGGSRSWNPNKISRLDLIQQVLERNNLIEDSQEEDEDEISGDDSSFLSLSEKPDRNMALLDEYELEELDFTSPTNHRSGYVAVLGKPNVGKSTLANQMIGQKLSIVTDKPQTTRHRVLGICSGPEYQMILYDTPGVIEKKMHKLDSMMMKNVRSAALNADCVLVIVDACKVPENINEVLEEGVGDFKCTLPTLLVLNKKDLIKPGEIAKKLEWYEKFTDVDEVIPVSAKYGHGVDDIKDWILSKLPTGPPYYPKDIVSEHPERFFVAEIVREKIFMQYRNEVPYACQVNVVSYKTRPNAKEFIQVEIVVEKDSQKIILIGKGGKALKMLATAARLDIEDFLQKKVFLEGLIP; from the exons ATGGAGCTACTAGCTCTGCACATTTCTCCGACGTTAGCCAGAGAGTGTTTCTTAACGGCCAGCAATAATAACTCTTGTGTTTTCCCTCGCTACGTTCGAAATCGTCACGGAAAATCGCGGTTCCGATTCCAAGCTCGAAAAGGCGGTTCCAGGAGCTGGAATCCAAACAAGATTTCTAGGCTAGATTTAATCCAACAAGTACTTGAAAGAAACAATCTCATTGAAGATTCACAAGAAGAAGACGAAGACGAAATAAGTGGTGACGACTCGTCTTTTTTGTCTTTGAGTGAAAAACCAGATAGGAACATGGCTTTGCTTGACGAGTACGAGTTGGAAGAGCTTGATTTTACCTCTCCCACTAATCATCGCAGCG GGTATGTTGCTGTTCTGGGAAAGCCGAATGTTGGAAAGAGCACACTTGCTAATCAAATGATAGGTCAGAAGTTGTCGATAGTTACGGATAAACCTCAAACCACCAGGCATCGAGTTCTTGGTATATGTTCAGGCCCGGAGTATCAG ATGATACTGTATGACACTCCAGGTGTTATTGAGAAGAAAATGCACAAGTTGGATTCTATGATGATGAAGAATGTCCGAAGTGCTGCCTTGAATGCTGACTGTGTACTTGTTATTGTTGATGCATGTAAAGTGCCTGAAAAT ATCAATGAAGTGTTAGAAGAAGGCGTAGGAGATTTTAAGTGTACACTGCCAACTTTACTGGTTTTGAATAAGAAAGATCTGATAAAACCTGGTGAAATTGCAAAAAAGCTTGAG TGGTATGAGAAATTTACTGATGTCGACGAGGTTATACCTGTGAGTGCAAAGTATGGACATGGGGTAGATGATATCAAGGACTGGATACTGTCAAAACTTCCTACTGGGCCACCTTACTATCCAAAG GACATTGTAAGTGAACACCCAGAAAGGTTCTTTGTAGCTGAAATTGTCAGAGAAAAGATATTTATGCAGTATCGCAATGAGGTTCCTTACGCATGTCAG GTAAATGTAGTGAGCTACAAAACCAGGCCAAATGCAAAAGAGTTCATACAAGTAGAAATTGTTGTTGAGAAAGACTCCCAGAAAATCATTCTCATTGGAAAA GGAGGGAAAGCTCTGAAAATGCTTGCGACAGCTGCTCGGCTTGACATAGAAGATTTCTTACAGAAAAAAGTCTTCCTCGAG GGTTTGATCCCATAG
- the LOC108488002 gene encoding uncharacterized protein LOC108488002, which produces MKEEKAKAMKRYNWLRAPAKVFHFLELLIALLFLAWTFERLPFAVKISGDFVLKLCGVIASPLFVFLVCNVIIAILIAKSGIFSTVNNADPKLYEEITKNVEEDRSKLESQEEDEDRDKEIISEVKKCTRTREEMEWPSESDSEVDNPGVYRTSKSEKLAVKKNKEKVKKELRRSASEKCRKNENIDDELLPEDELSNEEFQRTIEDFINKQLRFRREESLSIVLQRYA; this is translated from the coding sequence ATGAAAGAAGAGAAAGCTAAGGCGATGAAGAGGTACAATTGGCTTCGAGCCCCAGCGAAGGTGTTCCATTTTTTGGAATTGCTTATAGCTTTGCTGTTTTTAGCATGGACATTCGAGCGCCTGCCGTTCGCCGTCAAAATCTCCGGCGACTTCGTTCTAAAACTCTGCGGTGTCATCGCGAGTCCGCTCTTTGTTTTCCTCGTCTGTAACGTCATCATCGCCATTCTCATTGCTAAGTCTGGCATCTTCTCCACCGTTAACAATGCAGATCCCAAACTCTACGAGGAAATTACCAAAAATGTTGAGGAGGATCGTTCCAAATTGGAGTCTCAAGAAGAAGATGAGGATCGTGATAAGGAAATCATCTCTGAAGTGAAGAAATGCACTCGCACGAGGGAAGAAATGGAGTGGCCATCGGAGTCCGACTCCGAAGTTGATAATCCGGGAGTGTATAGAACGAGTAAGTCGGAGAAGTTGGCGGTAAAAAAGAACAAGGAGAAAGTGAAAAAGGAATTACGACGATCAGCGAGCGAGAAGTGCCGAAAAAATGAAAACATCGATGATGAATTGCTTCCAGAAGACGAACTGAGTAACGAAGAGTTTCAACGAACAATCGAAGATTTCATCAATAAACAATTGAGGTTTCGCCGGGAAGAGTCCCTGTCCATTGTTCTCCAGAGGTATGCTTGA
- the LOC108487012 gene encoding GTPase ERA-like, chloroplastic isoform X1, protein MELLALHISPTLARECFLTASNNNSCVFPRYVRNRHGKSRFRFQARKGGSRSWNPNKISRLDLIQQVLERNNLIEDSQEEDEDEISGDDSSFLSLSEKPDRNMALLDEYELEELDFTSPTNHRSGYVAVLGKPNVGKSTLANQMIGQKLSIVTDKPQTTRHRVLGICSGPEYQMILYDTPGVIEKKMHKLDSMMMKNVRSAALNADCVLVIVDACKVPENINEVLEEGVGDFKCTLPTLLVLNKKDLIKPGEIAKKLEWYEKFTDVDEVIPVSAKYGHGVDDIKDWILSKLPTGPPYYPKDIVSEHPERFFVAEIVREKIFMQYRNEVPYACQVNVVSYKTRPNAKEFIQVEIVVEKDSQKIILIGKGGKALKMLATAARLDIEDFLQKKVFLEVEVKVKENWRQDEGLLRYYGYGGQIRAL, encoded by the exons ATGGAGCTACTAGCTCTGCACATTTCTCCGACGTTAGCCAGAGAGTGTTTCTTAACGGCCAGCAATAATAACTCTTGTGTTTTCCCTCGCTACGTTCGAAATCGTCACGGAAAATCGCGGTTCCGATTCCAAGCTCGAAAAGGCGGTTCCAGGAGCTGGAATCCAAACAAGATTTCTAGGCTAGATTTAATCCAACAAGTACTTGAAAGAAACAATCTCATTGAAGATTCACAAGAAGAAGACGAAGACGAAATAAGTGGTGACGACTCGTCTTTTTTGTCTTTGAGTGAAAAACCAGATAGGAACATGGCTTTGCTTGACGAGTACGAGTTGGAAGAGCTTGATTTTACCTCTCCCACTAATCATCGCAGCG GGTATGTTGCTGTTCTGGGAAAGCCGAATGTTGGAAAGAGCACACTTGCTAATCAAATGATAGGTCAGAAGTTGTCGATAGTTACGGATAAACCTCAAACCACCAGGCATCGAGTTCTTGGTATATGTTCAGGCCCGGAGTATCAG ATGATACTGTATGACACTCCAGGTGTTATTGAGAAGAAAATGCACAAGTTGGATTCTATGATGATGAAGAATGTCCGAAGTGCTGCCTTGAATGCTGACTGTGTACTTGTTATTGTTGATGCATGTAAAGTGCCTGAAAAT ATCAATGAAGTGTTAGAAGAAGGCGTAGGAGATTTTAAGTGTACACTGCCAACTTTACTGGTTTTGAATAAGAAAGATCTGATAAAACCTGGTGAAATTGCAAAAAAGCTTGAG TGGTATGAGAAATTTACTGATGTCGACGAGGTTATACCTGTGAGTGCAAAGTATGGACATGGGGTAGATGATATCAAGGACTGGATACTGTCAAAACTTCCTACTGGGCCACCTTACTATCCAAAG GACATTGTAAGTGAACACCCAGAAAGGTTCTTTGTAGCTGAAATTGTCAGAGAAAAGATATTTATGCAGTATCGCAATGAGGTTCCTTACGCATGTCAG GTAAATGTAGTGAGCTACAAAACCAGGCCAAATGCAAAAGAGTTCATACAAGTAGAAATTGTTGTTGAGAAAGACTCCCAGAAAATCATTCTCATTGGAAAA GGAGGGAAAGCTCTGAAAATGCTTGCGACAGCTGCTCGGCTTGACATAGAAGATTTCTTACAGAAAAAAGTCTTCCTCGAG GTTGAAGTGAAAGTAAAAGAGAATTGGCGGCAAGATGAAGGGCTTTTGAGATATTATGGTTATGGAGGGCAAATTCGAGCACTATAG
- the LOC108487012 gene encoding GTPase ERA-like, chloroplastic isoform X3, whose product MELLALHISPTLARECFLTASNNNSCVFPRYVRNRHGKSRFRFQARKGGSRSWNPNKISRLDLIQQVLERNNLIEDSQEEDEDEISGDDSSFLSLSEKPDRNMALLDEYELEELDFTSPTNHRSGYVAVLGKPNVGKSTLANQMIGQKLSIVTDKPQTTRHRVLGICSGPEYQMILYDTPGVIEKKMHKLDSMMMKNVRSAALNADCVLVIVDACKVPENINEVLEEGVGDFKCTLPTLLVLNKKDLIKPGEIAKKLEWYEKFTDVDEVIPVSAKYGHGVDDIKDWILSKLPTGPPYYPKDIVSEHPERFFVAEIVREKIFMQYRNEVPYACQVNVVSYKTRPNAKEFIQVEIVVEKDSQKIILIGKPSM is encoded by the exons ATGGAGCTACTAGCTCTGCACATTTCTCCGACGTTAGCCAGAGAGTGTTTCTTAACGGCCAGCAATAATAACTCTTGTGTTTTCCCTCGCTACGTTCGAAATCGTCACGGAAAATCGCGGTTCCGATTCCAAGCTCGAAAAGGCGGTTCCAGGAGCTGGAATCCAAACAAGATTTCTAGGCTAGATTTAATCCAACAAGTACTTGAAAGAAACAATCTCATTGAAGATTCACAAGAAGAAGACGAAGACGAAATAAGTGGTGACGACTCGTCTTTTTTGTCTTTGAGTGAAAAACCAGATAGGAACATGGCTTTGCTTGACGAGTACGAGTTGGAAGAGCTTGATTTTACCTCTCCCACTAATCATCGCAGCG GGTATGTTGCTGTTCTGGGAAAGCCGAATGTTGGAAAGAGCACACTTGCTAATCAAATGATAGGTCAGAAGTTGTCGATAGTTACGGATAAACCTCAAACCACCAGGCATCGAGTTCTTGGTATATGTTCAGGCCCGGAGTATCAG ATGATACTGTATGACACTCCAGGTGTTATTGAGAAGAAAATGCACAAGTTGGATTCTATGATGATGAAGAATGTCCGAAGTGCTGCCTTGAATGCTGACTGTGTACTTGTTATTGTTGATGCATGTAAAGTGCCTGAAAAT ATCAATGAAGTGTTAGAAGAAGGCGTAGGAGATTTTAAGTGTACACTGCCAACTTTACTGGTTTTGAATAAGAAAGATCTGATAAAACCTGGTGAAATTGCAAAAAAGCTTGAG TGGTATGAGAAATTTACTGATGTCGACGAGGTTATACCTGTGAGTGCAAAGTATGGACATGGGGTAGATGATATCAAGGACTGGATACTGTCAAAACTTCCTACTGGGCCACCTTACTATCCAAAG GACATTGTAAGTGAACACCCAGAAAGGTTCTTTGTAGCTGAAATTGTCAGAGAAAAGATATTTATGCAGTATCGCAATGAGGTTCCTTACGCATGTCAG GTAAATGTAGTGAGCTACAAAACCAGGCCAAATGCAAAAGAGTTCATACAAGTAGAAATTGTTGTTGAGAAAGACTCCCAGAAAATCATTCTCATTGGAAAA CCTTCCATGTGA